From the genome of Geothrix sp. 21YS21S-4, one region includes:
- a CDS encoding MBL fold metallo-hydrolase, whose protein sequence is MKSLFAAGVLALGWWAFDLASGDPRSPRMEHSPQWRDGRFRNPQPMWNDTWGALMAIRKRDPNSRPTGPVPAVQPTRAGLEAPPASGLRATWLGHSTVYLEVDGVRILTDPMWSDRASPVSWAGPRRFYAPLISLEDLPRPQVVAISHNHYDHLDEGTLSRMKDWDARFIVPLGVGARLVRWGIPVARITELDWWQSFRVGEVDVVSTPSRHASGRGLLDKDRTLWTSYAFVGPRHRVYFSGDTGMFPGFREIGARLGPFDLTMIESGAYNRAWPDWHLGPEQAVEAHGMLRGRTLLPIHWGLFDLAAHAWTEPVERVLIAAKAAGATVVVPRPGQSVEPEAPPSFQRWWPDLPWHTAAEAPIRATSNGQPLAVQGSAP, encoded by the coding sequence GTGAAGAGCCTGTTCGCGGCCGGGGTGTTGGCCCTGGGCTGGTGGGCCTTCGACCTTGCCTCCGGCGACCCCAGGAGTCCCCGCATGGAACATTCCCCCCAATGGCGCGACGGCCGCTTCCGCAATCCCCAGCCCATGTGGAACGACACCTGGGGCGCCCTCATGGCCATTCGCAAGCGCGATCCCAATTCCCGCCCCACCGGGCCGGTGCCCGCGGTGCAGCCCACGCGAGCGGGACTGGAAGCGCCTCCGGCCTCGGGGCTCCGGGCCACGTGGCTGGGGCATTCCACCGTCTACCTGGAGGTGGACGGCGTGCGGATCCTGACGGATCCCATGTGGAGTGACCGGGCCTCCCCGGTGAGTTGGGCCGGGCCGCGGCGGTTCTACGCGCCGCTCATCTCCTTGGAGGACCTGCCGCGGCCGCAGGTCGTGGCCATTTCCCACAACCACTACGACCACCTCGACGAAGGCACCCTCAGCCGGATGAAGGACTGGGACGCGCGGTTCATCGTGCCCCTCGGCGTGGGCGCTCGGCTGGTGCGCTGGGGCATTCCCGTGGCGCGCATCACCGAGCTGGATTGGTGGCAGAGCTTCCGTGTCGGCGAGGTGGACGTGGTCAGCACGCCCTCCCGCCACGCCTCGGGCAGGGGGCTCCTCGACAAGGACCGCACCCTGTGGACCAGCTACGCGTTCGTCGGTCCGCGGCACCGCGTCTACTTTTCCGGCGACACCGGCATGTTTCCGGGCTTTCGGGAGATCGGCGCGCGCCTGGGACCCTTCGACCTGACGATGATCGAAAGCGGCGCCTACAACCGGGCCTGGCCCGATTGGCACCTCGGTCCCGAGCAGGCGGTGGAAGCCCATGGCATGCTTCGGGGCCGGACGCTCCTTCCCATCCACTGGGGCCTGTTCGACCTGGCCGCCCACGCCTGGACGGAGCCCGTGGAGCGCGTCCTGATCGCGGCGAAGGCGGCGGGAGCCACCGTCGTCGTGCCGCGCCCCGGTCAGAGCGTCGAGCCCGAGGCACCGCCGTCCTTCCAGCGCTGGTGGCCGGACCTGCCGTGGCACACCGCCGCCGAAGCGCCCATCCGCGCGACCTCGAACGGACAGCCGCTGGCCGTCCAGGGGAGCGCCCCATGA
- a CDS encoding methylated-DNA--[protein]-cysteine S-methyltransferase, whose product MFPRSLTFATALGRLRLAWTAEGICLLRFTDALDREEAREAPAWVLEAVRRIMAHLAGRPQDLSAIPVDLSALTPFQRQVAEVLRATRPGQTLSYGEVALLAGRPGAARAVGRAVKTNPILILVPCHRVVGARDPGGWSAFGSPDVKARLLALETLKNRDE is encoded by the coding sequence ATGTTCCCGCGCAGCCTCACCTTCGCCACTGCCCTGGGCCGCCTGCGGCTGGCGTGGACGGCGGAGGGGATCTGCCTCCTGCGCTTCACGGACGCGCTGGATCGGGAGGAAGCCCGCGAGGCCCCGGCCTGGGTGCTGGAGGCCGTGCGGCGGATCATGGCGCATCTGGCGGGCCGCCCCCAGGATCTCAGCGCCATCCCCGTGGACCTGTCCGCCCTGACGCCCTTCCAGCGCCAGGTGGCGGAAGTCCTGAGGGCCACCCGCCCGGGACAGACCCTCAGCTACGGCGAGGTGGCATTGCTGGCGGGCCGCCCCGGCGCCGCGCGGGCCGTCGGCCGCGCCGTGAAGACCAATCCCATCCTGATCCTGGTGCCCTGCCACCGGGTGGTGGGCGCCCGGGACCCCGGCGGCTGGAGCGCCTTCGGGAGCCCCGACGTCAAAGCGCGGCTGCTGGCGCTGGAGACATTGAAAAACCGGGATGAATAG
- the ruvX gene encoding Holliday junction resolvase RuvX, with product MRWLAIDHGTKKIGLALSDELEILASPFEVWPQEEARTLDRLVRLCREEGVQALAVGLPRHKDGAESATAPAARAFGEALAARTDLPLRLVNEHLSSAEAERLLRERGVKPDKRKALLDAAAAAVILNELLEDRRAKGIPAGRLD from the coding sequence ATGCGCTGGCTCGCCATCGATCACGGGACGAAGAAGATCGGCCTTGCCCTGTCGGACGAGCTGGAGATCCTGGCCTCGCCCTTCGAGGTGTGGCCCCAGGAGGAAGCGCGGACCCTGGACCGCCTGGTGCGGCTGTGCCGCGAGGAGGGCGTCCAGGCCCTGGCGGTGGGGCTTCCCCGCCACAAGGACGGCGCGGAGAGCGCCACGGCGCCGGCGGCGCGGGCTTTCGGCGAAGCCCTGGCGGCGCGCACGGACCTGCCGTTGCGCCTGGTGAACGAGCACCTCAGCAGCGCCGAAGCGGAGCGCCTGCTCCGCGAGCGGGGCGTGAAGCCCGACAAGCGCAAAGCCCTGCTCGATGCCGCCGCCGCGGCCGTCATCCTGAACGAACTGTTGGAGGACCGGCGCGCGAAGGGAATTCCCGCGGGCCGCCTGGACTGA
- a CDS encoding NAD(P)-dependent oxidoreductase, with protein MRVAFLGLGRMGEPMARRLAAAFDLSVFNRDGAKAAPFGALGARVAATVREAVSDAEVAVTMLADDAAEESLSLGADGLIASLPPGAVHVCMSTIGLAASDALAEAHAAAGRGFVAAPVFGRPPAAAAGQLWILAAGPAEQVARCGPLFEALGQGVFPLGERAATAHALKLAGNALLVTVVEALSEAFAYGEKAGVAPETTLKILNTALLKSPLAEAYGGAVVKGAFDPAGFALRLGLKDVDLALRAAELLGAPLPVAEVLRDRLRTAVAKGYGDQDLAALSRISREDAGL; from the coding sequence ATGCGCGTCGCATTCCTGGGTCTGGGGAGGATGGGGGAACCCATGGCGCGGCGGCTGGCCGCGGCCTTCGACTTATCCGTGTTCAACCGCGACGGGGCCAAGGCCGCGCCGTTCGGAGCGCTGGGCGCGCGCGTGGCGGCCACCGTGCGCGAGGCCGTGAGTGATGCCGAGGTCGCCGTGACCATGCTGGCGGACGACGCCGCGGAGGAATCCCTCAGCTTGGGCGCCGACGGGTTGATCGCCTCGCTCCCGCCCGGGGCGGTGCACGTCTGCATGAGCACCATCGGCCTCGCCGCGTCCGACGCCCTGGCGGAGGCCCATGCCGCGGCGGGGCGGGGATTCGTGGCCGCGCCGGTCTTCGGCCGCCCGCCCGCGGCGGCTGCGGGCCAACTATGGATCCTGGCCGCCGGTCCTGCGGAGCAGGTGGCCCGGTGCGGGCCGCTGTTCGAGGCTCTGGGTCAGGGCGTGTTCCCGTTGGGCGAGCGGGCCGCCACGGCCCACGCCCTGAAGCTGGCGGGGAACGCGCTGCTCGTCACGGTGGTGGAAGCCCTGAGCGAGGCCTTCGCCTACGGGGAGAAGGCGGGCGTGGCGCCGGAGACCACGTTGAAGATCCTCAACACGGCGCTCCTGAAATCGCCCCTGGCGGAAGCCTACGGCGGCGCCGTGGTGAAGGGCGCCTTCGATCCCGCGGGCTTCGCCCTCCGCCTGGGACTGAAGGACGTGGATCTCGCCCTCCGCGCCGCCGAACTCCTGGGCGCTCCTCTGCCCGTCGCGGAGGTTCTGCGCGACCGGCTCCGCACTGCCGTGGCCAAGGGCTATGGCGACCAGGACCTGGCGGCCCTCTCCCGCATCAGCCGCGAGGACGCTGGGCTTTAG
- a CDS encoding ABC transporter ATP-binding protein: MIGQSLSIRDLRKTYPGNAHPVFDGFSLEIEAGSLCAVVGVSGVGKTTLLNCIAGLDHWEEGGITVGDSPVPEGAEARALYRRRRVGLAFQQPHLLPEFTVRENLRMPLLIEGNVSPEGEAWIGQLLSIVGLGDLGERLPGQLSGGQAARAGLARALVRKPALWLLDEPTGNLDPATAEEVFGFLLGLHADLRPTTLLVTHNPGLAARCERTVRLG, translated from the coding sequence ATGATCGGACAGAGCCTTTCCATCCGAGACCTGAGGAAGACCTATCCCGGGAACGCGCATCCGGTCTTCGACGGGTTCTCCCTGGAGATCGAGGCGGGCAGCCTCTGCGCCGTCGTGGGCGTCTCCGGCGTGGGGAAGACCACCCTCCTCAACTGCATCGCGGGCCTGGACCACTGGGAGGAGGGCGGGATCACGGTGGGCGACTCGCCCGTTCCCGAAGGCGCCGAGGCCCGGGCCCTCTACCGCCGCCGCCGCGTGGGCCTGGCCTTCCAGCAGCCCCACCTCCTGCCCGAGTTCACCGTGCGCGAGAACCTGCGGATGCCCCTCCTCATCGAAGGTAACGTGTCTCCGGAAGGGGAGGCCTGGATCGGACAGTTGCTGTCCATCGTGGGCCTGGGGGATCTCGGCGAGCGCCTTCCGGGCCAGCTCTCCGGAGGCCAGGCCGCCCGCGCCGGGCTGGCCCGGGCCCTGGTCAGGAAACCCGCGCTGTGGCTCCTGGACGAACCCACGGGCAACCTGGACCCCGCCACCGCCGAAGAGGTCTTCGGGTTCCTCCTGGGCCTCCACGCCGACCTGCGCCCCACCACCCTGCTCGTCACCCACAACCCCGGCCTCGCCGCGCGGTGCGAGCGGACCGTGCGGCTGGGATGA
- a CDS encoding ABC transporter permease, protein MSSFERTVADRYLKTHRRGAFVRIMVRFARGGTALGVFAMIVTLAVMNGFREEIQATLFSATAHFTVFHLAGDIPDTEAALRTVRAVPGVRAASPIRLEKGLLRRPDSDQPPETVVVKAVDPATAEGTSSIFDSLKPTPIRQLREGEIILGQELAQRLGLRIGDTAALAVFRLELGLGGQQPKLAAFRVAGTFYSHSSEYDKSWAFIHLADAMRLARSEGRAEMIEVRADSIDAIETVKPRVIEALGPAFHATDLRESNKALFAALTVEKWAFAAVLSLIVLVAAFNIVASLVLLVTEKRRDLGVLLALGATPKQIQRLFELQGLRIGAVGTAWGLGLSVPLCLVLDRFRLVKLPAAVYDFITYMPFRLKLLDVLLVGALPLLVSWLAARYPAKKAAALDPVDALRAE, encoded by the coding sequence ATGTCCTCGTTCGAACGCACCGTCGCCGACCGCTACCTGAAGACCCACCGCCGCGGGGCCTTCGTGCGGATCATGGTGCGGTTCGCCCGGGGGGGAACGGCCCTTGGCGTCTTCGCCATGATCGTGACCCTGGCCGTGATGAACGGCTTCCGGGAGGAGATCCAGGCCACCCTCTTCAGCGCCACGGCCCACTTCACCGTGTTCCACTTGGCGGGCGACATCCCGGACACCGAGGCCGCCCTACGGACCGTCCGCGCCGTCCCCGGCGTCCGCGCGGCTTCCCCCATCCGCCTGGAGAAGGGCCTCCTGCGCCGCCCCGACAGCGACCAGCCCCCGGAGACGGTGGTGGTGAAGGCGGTGGATCCCGCCACCGCCGAGGGGACCTCCAGCATCTTCGACTCGCTGAAGCCCACGCCCATCCGCCAGCTGCGGGAGGGCGAGATCATCCTCGGGCAGGAGCTGGCCCAGCGCCTGGGCCTGCGGATCGGCGACACCGCGGCACTGGCCGTCTTCCGCCTGGAACTGGGCCTGGGGGGCCAGCAGCCCAAGCTGGCGGCCTTCCGCGTGGCCGGGACCTTCTACAGCCACAGTTCCGAATACGACAAATCGTGGGCCTTCATCCACCTGGCGGACGCCATGCGGCTCGCCCGCTCCGAGGGCCGGGCGGAGATGATCGAGGTCCGCGCCGACAGCATCGACGCCATCGAGACCGTGAAGCCGCGGGTGATCGAGGCCCTGGGACCCGCCTTCCACGCCACGGATTTGCGCGAATCCAACAAGGCCCTCTTCGCCGCGCTCACCGTGGAGAAGTGGGCCTTCGCCGCCGTCCTCAGCCTCATCGTGCTGGTGGCCGCCTTCAACATCGTGGCGTCTCTGGTGCTGCTGGTCACGGAGAAGCGCCGCGACCTGGGCGTGCTGCTGGCGCTGGGCGCCACGCCGAAGCAAATCCAGCGGCTGTTCGAGCTGCAGGGCCTCCGGATCGGGGCCGTGGGCACCGCCTGGGGCCTGGGGCTGAGCGTCCCGCTGTGCCTGGTGCTGGACCGGTTCCGCCTCGTCAAGCTGCCCGCCGCCGTCTACGACTTCATCACCTACATGCCCTTCCGGCTGAAGCTCCTGGACGTCCTCCTGGTGGGCGCCCTGCCCCTCCTGGTCTCGTGGCTGGCGGCCCGCTATCCGGCGAAGAAGGCCGCCGCGCTGGATCCCGTCGACGCATTGAGGGCCGAATGA
- a CDS encoding response regulator — protein MAIFGLKKSKSSEGSELVLAYLEDLQRVRTPISVVDRNGRGVPGLVTSVTEERVGINLQGPLTVEKGAELSLVFVLEGLRFKATTRLLEAKAGTAGVELPAAIALAERRKKPRARLNAREGATATALMSLFDGVGISGPIENVSEGGVCIRVDRAMEVKTQRKMHLGANLMPVGQELMLVKLSKLPKCPPIELSGRVAYLDASQGLLVGIAFESGKDALLAPIKALVASRAGAIPTAVPPKARRSPEPPREPEEARPVAKKEAPPVREAAPAAEAPAPLPPAPEPPVAAAPVPPPPAPAATAEEPPPPDERSQALLRVKKRTRGILLAMPAGPARDELAAFLTEDGYGRILFADTLTGLLDHLDRPGLHLILVDGGVAEVQGLALASLLRRRMEEEMPPVILAEDSVDAELVVGARQTGVAQILVKPYGLDLDFRRLLEAHLGLG, from the coding sequence ATGGCCATTTTCGGGCTGAAAAAATCCAAGTCCTCGGAGGGCTCCGAGCTGGTGTTGGCCTATCTGGAGGATCTCCAGCGCGTTCGGACCCCCATCAGCGTGGTGGACCGCAACGGCCGCGGCGTTCCGGGCCTCGTCACCTCGGTCACGGAAGAGCGGGTCGGGATCAACCTCCAGGGCCCCCTGACGGTCGAGAAGGGCGCCGAGCTCAGCCTGGTCTTCGTTCTGGAGGGCCTGCGGTTCAAGGCCACCACCCGCCTGCTGGAGGCCAAGGCCGGCACCGCCGGCGTCGAACTCCCCGCCGCCATCGCCCTGGCCGAGCGCCGCAAGAAGCCCCGCGCCCGCCTGAACGCGCGCGAGGGCGCCACCGCCACGGCCCTGATGAGCCTGTTCGACGGCGTGGGGATCAGCGGCCCCATCGAGAACGTGTCGGAAGGGGGCGTCTGCATCCGCGTGGACCGCGCCATGGAGGTCAAGACCCAGCGGAAGATGCACCTGGGGGCGAACCTGATGCCCGTCGGCCAGGAACTGATGCTGGTGAAGCTCTCCAAGCTGCCCAAGTGCCCGCCGATCGAGCTGTCCGGAAGGGTGGCCTACCTCGACGCCAGCCAGGGACTGCTGGTGGGCATCGCGTTCGAATCCGGGAAGGACGCGCTGCTCGCCCCGATCAAGGCCCTGGTGGCCAGCCGCGCCGGCGCCATTCCCACCGCCGTCCCCCCCAAGGCCCGCCGCTCGCCGGAACCGCCCCGGGAGCCCGAGGAAGCCCGCCCAGTCGCCAAGAAGGAAGCCCCTCCCGTCCGCGAAGCAGCGCCCGCCGCCGAGGCCCCCGCTCCCCTGCCCCCGGCGCCGGAACCGCCCGTTGCGGCGGCCCCCGTTCCACCGCCCCCCGCACCGGCAGCGACCGCGGAGGAGCCCCCGCCCCCGGACGAGCGCTCCCAGGCGCTGCTCCGCGTGAAGAAGCGGACCCGCGGCATCCTCCTGGCGATGCCCGCCGGCCCGGCCCGGGACGAGCTCGCCGCCTTCCTCACGGAGGACGGCTACGGCCGGATCCTGTTCGCCGACACCCTCACGGGCCTTCTCGATCACCTGGACCGGCCCGGCCTCCACCTGATCCTGGTGGACGGGGGCGTCGCCGAGGTCCAGGGCCTGGCCCTGGCCTCCCTCCTCCGCCGCCGGATGGAGGAGGAGATGCCGCCGGTGATCCTCGCCGAGGATTCCGTGGACGCGGAACTGGTGGTGGGCGCGCGGCAGACGGGCGTGGCGCAGATCCTCGTGAAGCCCTACGGCCTGGACCTGGATTTCCGCCGCCTCCTGGAGGCGCACCTGGGGCTGGGCTGA
- the hflX gene encoding GTPase HflX: MTENSPRCLLIARQGAEDREEGIEDHLLELAELARSCGFEVWARRRLRRSVIAPRTFYGSGQLEALAEEAARQDVRHLICDDELSGSQVNAIEKLTGLICLDRTGLILSIFEQRAQTREAKAQVELARCEYELPRLKGAWTHLERQGGGVGLRGGPGETQIEVDRRMIRTRISQLKRELTHLEQVRQTQRQGRPKGLPRVALVGYTNAGKTSLLKALTGEGEPRDLLFATLDTTTRKAWLGQDVDPETGEGSGPKHCLVADTVGFIRKLPHQLVAAFRSTLSEVRTADALLVVADAAHPDLEDHLRVVGATLREIGCEPDGGEAQPRLLVLNQVDRLHRPQKLDLKKRHPGAVQACAVEGAGVQEIRGWLRELIPGPPRPRDLEAWELAEPAAV; encoded by the coding sequence ATGACCGAAAATTCTCCCCGCTGTCTGCTCATCGCCCGCCAAGGGGCCGAGGACCGGGAGGAGGGCATCGAGGATCACCTCCTGGAACTGGCCGAACTGGCGCGGAGCTGCGGGTTCGAGGTGTGGGCCCGGCGGCGCCTCCGGCGGTCGGTCATCGCGCCGCGGACCTTCTACGGCTCCGGGCAGCTGGAGGCCCTGGCGGAGGAGGCCGCCCGCCAGGACGTCCGCCACCTGATCTGCGATGACGAGCTGAGCGGCAGCCAGGTGAACGCCATCGAAAAGCTGACGGGCCTGATCTGCCTGGACCGGACGGGGCTGATCCTCAGCATTTTCGAGCAGCGGGCCCAGACGCGGGAGGCCAAGGCCCAAGTGGAGCTGGCGCGGTGCGAATACGAGCTGCCCCGCCTCAAGGGCGCCTGGACCCACCTGGAGCGCCAGGGCGGCGGCGTGGGCCTCCGCGGCGGGCCGGGCGAGACCCAGATCGAGGTGGACCGCCGGATGATCCGCACCCGCATCAGCCAGCTCAAGCGGGAGCTGACCCACCTGGAGCAGGTGCGGCAGACCCAGCGCCAGGGCCGGCCGAAGGGCCTCCCCCGCGTGGCCCTCGTGGGCTACACCAACGCCGGCAAGACCAGCCTCCTGAAGGCCCTGACGGGGGAAGGGGAGCCCCGCGACCTGCTGTTCGCCACCCTCGACACCACCACCCGCAAGGCCTGGCTGGGGCAGGACGTGGATCCCGAGACGGGCGAAGGCTCCGGCCCCAAGCACTGCCTGGTGGCCGATACCGTGGGCTTCATCCGCAAGCTCCCCCATCAGCTGGTGGCGGCCTTCCGCAGCACCCTGAGCGAAGTGCGGACGGCGGATGCGCTGCTGGTGGTGGCCGACGCCGCCCATCCGGACCTGGAGGACCACCTGCGCGTGGTGGGGGCCACTCTCCGGGAAATCGGGTGCGAGCCTGACGGGGGCGAGGCCCAGCCCCGCCTTCTGGTGCTCAACCAGGTGGACCGCCTCCACCGCCCGCAGAAGCTGGATCTGAAGAAGCGCCACCCGGGGGCCGTGCAGGCCTGCGCCGTGGAAGGCGCCGGGGTCCAGGAGATCCGCGGGTGGCTGCGGGAGCTGATTCCCGGCCCGCCCCGGCCGCGGGATCTGGAGGCCTGGGAACTGGCCGAGCCCGCGGCGGTGTGA
- a CDS encoding MarR family winged helix-turn-helix transcriptional regulator, with the protein MRQVAFRRLTPFGLSPQQYQLLMAVAEKDGRCHGDLARCTWMDKPTATRILRTLQDRGLIRAEGDPAHRRKVLFRLQPAAEPLVQELQDFRRFMREGMERGFDAAERARIREILGAVMGNLDRMEAELIDAASTPESAGE; encoded by the coding sequence ATGCGCCAGGTGGCCTTCCGTCGCCTGACGCCCTTCGGCCTGTCGCCCCAGCAGTACCAGCTCCTGATGGCCGTGGCCGAAAAGGACGGGCGCTGCCACGGCGATCTGGCCCGCTGCACGTGGATGGACAAGCCCACGGCGACCCGCATCCTGCGCACCCTGCAGGATCGCGGCCTGATCCGCGCCGAGGGCGATCCCGCCCACCGCCGGAAGGTTTTGTTCCGCCTCCAGCCCGCGGCGGAGCCGCTGGTGCAGGAACTGCAGGATTTCCGCCGGTTCATGCGGGAAGGGATGGAGCGGGGGTTCGATGCTGCCGAGCGGGCGCGGATCCGCGAGATCCTCGGCGCCGTGATGGGCAACCTGGACCGGATGGAAGCGGAACTGATCGATGCCGCTTCGACGCCTGAGAGCGCAGGGGAGTAA